Proteins from a genomic interval of Clostridia bacterium:
- a CDS encoding ribbon-helix-helix protein, CopG family: MAELRKIIISLPDNLLKEVDYIVSEAKSNRSKFVREAMKLYIREIRKIEMRDRMKRGYQEMAEINIRLAEMCVEADNDQQKKYEERLEEMDR, translated from the coding sequence TTGGCGGAATTAAGAAAAATAATTATTAGTCTTCCGGATAATTTGCTGAAAGAAGTAGATTATATCGTTTCCGAAGCAAAAAGTAACAGAAGTAAATTCGTTCGGGAAGCAATGAAGCTTTATATTAGAGAGATACGAAAGATCGAAATGAGGGATAGGATGAAACGGGGCTATCAGGAGATGGCTGAGATAAACATCAGACTAGCGGAAATGTGCGTGGAAGCAGATAACGATCAGCAAAAAAAATATGAAGAAAGGCTTGAGGAGATGGATAGATAG
- a CDS encoding type II toxin-antitoxin system PemK/MazF family toxin, giving the protein MVIKRGDIFYADLSPVVGSEQGGVRPVLIVQNDTGNKYSPTVIAAAITSQINKAKLPTHIEISAQEYGLMKDSVILLEQIRTIDKQRLREKIGHLDDELMDKVNEALSISFGLIDV; this is encoded by the coding sequence GTGGTGATAAAAAGAGGAGACATTTTTTACGCAGACCTCAGTCCGGTTGTGGGTTCTGAACAAGGAGGCGTCAGGCCTGTACTTATTGTTCAGAATGATACCGGAAACAAGTATAGTCCTACAGTTATAGCAGCGGCTATTACATCACAGATTAATAAGGCTAAACTGCCTACTCATATAGAGATAAGCGCGCAGGAATACGGATTGATGAAGGATTCGGTCATTCTCCTGGAGCAGATAAGAACCATAGATAAGCAGAGATTAAGAGAAAAAATAGGACATCTGGATGATGAACTTATGGATAAGGTTAACGAAGCGTTAAGTATAAGTTTTGGCCTTATAGATGTATAA